One part of the Arabidopsis thaliana chromosome 1 sequence genome encodes these proteins:
- a CDS encoding BTB/POZ domain-containing protein (BTB/POZ domain-containing protein; CONTAINS InterPro DOMAIN/s: BTB/POZ (InterPro:IPR013069), BTB/POZ fold (InterPro:IPR011333), Kelch related (InterPro:IPR013089), BTB/POZ-like (InterPro:IPR000210); BEST Arabidopsis thaliana protein match is: BTB/POZ domain-containing protein (TAIR:AT1G55760.1); Has 5195 Blast hits to 5164 proteins in 157 species: Archae - 0; Bacteria - 0; Metazoa - 3886; Fungi - 25; Plants - 983; Viruses - 68; Other Eukaryotes - 233 (source: NCBI BLink).): protein MGDTKVETISRLAQWRIENFGPCSFKKSDPFKVGIWNWHLSIERNRYLSVRLFPELSRVSKEQPPVAKFVLRVSNVGPNRRFYISPVYEKLLRTTDDCVWHVDSSFHGRFTIDVEFLDLKICPVNGGEASPVWPTDATMQSISTQTTLKCLSRMLEESILTDVIIHTADGTLSAHKAILSASSTVFKSMFHHDLMEKESSTIHIDDMSRESCMALLSYLYGNITQEEFWKHRLALLGAANKYDITDLKAACEESLMEDINSSNVLERLQEAWLYQLEKLKKGCLMYLFDFGKIYDVREEISSFFRQADRELMLEMFQEVLSVWKPV from the exons ATGGGGGACACGAAGGTAGAGACAATCTCGAGGTTAGCTCAATGgagaattgaaaattttggtcCTTGTTCTTTCAAAAAGTCCGATCCTTTCAAAGTCGGAATTTGGAATTG GCATCTGTCTATAGAGAGGAATCGCTATCTATCAGTGAGGCTATTCCCAGAACTTTCTCGAGTATCTAAAGAGCAACCTCCTGTTGCCAAATTTGTTCTTCGTGTCTCCAACGTTGGCCCCAATCGTAGATTCTACATCTCTCCTG TTTATGAGAAGCTGCTGCGTACAACTGATGATTGTGTGTGGCATGTTGACTCCAGTTTCCACGGTCGATTCACCATTGATGTTGAGTTTCTTGATCTCAAAATCTGCCCTGTGAAT GGTGGTGAAGCTTCTCCTGTTTGGCCAACCGATGCAACAATGCAATCAATCTCTACTCAAACCACTCTCAAATGCTTATCCCGGATGCTAGAGGAAAGCATACTAACCGATGTAATCATCCACACAGCCGATGGAACACTCTCTGCTCACAAAGCTATCCTCTCAGCTAGCTCAACTGTTTTCAAAAGCATGTTCCACCACGACCTCATGGAAAAGGAATCATCCACAATCCACATAGACGACATGTCGAGAGAATCTTGCATGGCTCTACTAAGTTACCTCTACGGAAACATAACCCAAGAAGAGTTCTGGAAACACAGGCTCGCCCTCCTCGGCGCTGCAAACAAGTACGACATAACGGATTTGAAAGCAGCCTGCGAGGAGAGCCTAATGGAAGATATAAACTCGAGTAATGTGCTCGAGAGGCTACAAGAAGCTTGGCTTTATCAGCTGGAGAAACTGAAGAAAGGGTGTTTGAtgtatttgtttgatttcggAAAGATTTATGATGTCAGAGAAGAAATCAGCAGTTTCTTCAGGCAAGCTGATCGAGAACTGATGCTGGAGATGTTTCAAGAGGTTTTGTCTGTGTGGAAACCGGTCTAA
- a CDS encoding TRAM, LAG1 and CLN8 (TLC) lipid-sensing domain containing protein (TRAM, LAG1 and CLN8 (TLC) lipid-sensing domain containing protein; FUNCTIONS IN: molecular_function unknown; INVOLVED IN: biological_process unknown; LOCATED IN: integral to membrane; EXPRESSED IN: 23 plant structures; EXPRESSED DURING: 15 growth stages; CONTAINS InterPro DOMAIN/s: TRAM/LAG1/CLN8 homology domain (InterPro:IPR006634); Has 174 Blast hits to 174 proteins in 42 species: Archae - 0; Bacteria - 0; Metazoa - 105; Fungi - 0; Plants - 63; Viruses - 0; Other Eukaryotes - 6 (source: NCBI BLink).), with protein sequence MARNGIGSSGGKKNGAGQFFLATLLLWLVSVVFEIAFNLRTELLWVICGGCFFQLMNWVVRSWISRDPIFVNTSVSLLHSIITSASVVFILLNQCLAKGLDEMFDHSELVGGTWKWAYPALCFSCGYFAYDQWDMLQYRLYSGLIPSILVHHLVLLVCFTLALYRNVTINYLILTLICEMHSIFLHVRKLRRMAGIRDSNTALVKLEWVLNWTAFVFARCIPHILITIKLIKDAHKFGKGVELPLALSGMAGMNILNVGLGLDLFHAFRRERSHRRNQENGNLHDHGE encoded by the exons ATGGCGAGGAACGGGATTGGGAGTTCAGGAGGGAAGAAGAATGGGGCTGGGCAGTTTTTCTTAGCGACGCTGCTTCTTTGGCTTGTCTCCGTCGTGTTTGAGATTGCTTTCAATCTCCGGACGGAGCTTCTCTGGGTGATTTGCGGTGGATGCTTCTTTCAATTGATGAATTGGGTTGTTCGTTCATGGATTTCTCGTGACCCTATATTTGTTAATACCTCTGTCTCGCTTTTGCACTCAATCATCACCTCCGCATCAG TGGTTTTCATACTTCTCAATCAATGCTTAGCCAAAGGTTTAGACGAGATGTTTGATCATTCTGAGTTGGTTGGTGGGACTTGGAAATGGGCATATCCAGCTTTGTGTTTCTCATGCGGCTACTTTGCATATGACCAGTGGGATATGCTTCAGTACCGGTTATACAGCGGCTTAATACCTTCTATTCTTGTTCACCATCTAGTCCTCCTTGTTTGCTTCACATTGGCACTATACCGAAATGTAACCATCAACTACCTTATTCTTACTCTCATCTGTGAG ATGCATTCGATCTTTCTACACGTGAGGAAGCTAAGGAGAATGGCAGGAATCCGAGACAGCAACACAGCATTGGTGAAACTGGAGTGGGTATTAAACTGGACAGCCTTTGTGTTTGCGAGATGCATTCCTCACATTCTCATCACTATCAAGCTGATCAAAGACGCACACAAGTTTGGGAAAGGCGTGGAGTTACCACTCGCTCTGTCTGGTATGGCAGGAATGAACATTCTTAATGTTGGCCTCGGGTTGGATCTGTTTCATGCTttcagaagagagagaagccaCAGAAGAAACCAAGAGAACGGCAACCTTCACGACCATGGAGAATAA
- a CDS encoding filament-like protein (DUF869) (Plant protein of unknown function (DUF869); CONTAINS InterPro DOMAIN/s: Protein of unknown function DUF869, plant (InterPro:IPR008587); BEST Arabidopsis thaliana protein match is: Plant protein of unknown function (DUF869) (TAIR:AT1G77580.1); Has 79141 Blast hits to 43153 proteins in 2526 species: Archae - 1269; Bacteria - 11097; Metazoa - 38829; Fungi - 6739; Plants - 4917; Viruses - 325; Other Eukaryotes - 15965 (source: NCBI BLink).), giving the protein MMTGTTLILEPVMDSKDELVKQHAKVAEDAVAGWEKAENEVVELKQKLEDAADKNIVLEDRVSHLDGALKECVRQLRQFRDEQEKNIQAAVTESTKELHSANTGLEKRVLELQKEAEAAKSENMMLRREFLTQREDLEIVMIERDLSTQAAETASKQHLDIIKKLAKLEAECRKLRILAKTSSSLSSNQSVDSHSDGGRERVEGSCSDSWASSAFISELDQIKNEKGGNRSLQGTTSSTEIDLMDDFLEMERLVALPTETQAKNSKDGYELSLMEKLEKIQAEKDDLEREVKCCREAEKRLSLEIEAVVGDKMELEDMLKRVEAEKAELKTSFDVLKDKYQESRVCFQEVDTKLEKLQAEKDELDSEVICCKEAEKRFSLELEAVVGDKIEMEDELEKMEAEKAELKISFDVIKDQYQESRVCFQEVEMKLEAMKRELKLANESKTQAESRVTRMEAEVRKERIVSDGLKEKCETFEEELRREIEEKTMIKREKVEPKIKQEDIATAAGKFADCQKTIASLGKQLQSLATLEEFLIDTASIPGSARSVHNKEALLGKDPHECIKTINGRSLEFLAIQNSNNKTSPPCSSSSDSTTVSLIMSSNRGSSEKNRNGFATVFTRSRNSVNLGI; this is encoded by the exons ATGATGACTGGTACTACTTTGATATTGGAACCAGTTATGGATTCCAAAGATGAGCTAGTGAAACAACATGCCAAAGTTGCAGAAGATGCTGTTGCTG GGTGGGAGAAAGCTGAGAATGAAGTGGTTGAGCTGAAGCAAAAGCTCGAGGATGCGGCTGATAAGAACATTGTCTTGGAAGATAGGGTAAGTCATCTTGATGGGGCGCTTAAGGAGTGTGTGAGACAACTAAGGCAGTTTAGAGATGAACAAGAGAAGAATATTCAAGCAGCTGTGACTGAGAGCACCAAGGAGTTGCATTCTGCTAACACTGGTCTAGAGAAGCGAGTTCTTGAGCTCCagaaagaagcagaagctGCTAAATCTGAAAACATGATGCTGAGACGCGAGTTTCTTACACAGCGTGAAGACCTTGAGATTGTGATGATTGAGAGGGACTTGAGCACTCAAGCAGCAGAAACTGCTAGTAAGCAGCATTTAGACATCATAAAGAAGTTGGCGAAACTCGAAGCTGAGTGCAGGAAGCTTAGGATTTTGGCTAAAACATCATCATCGCTATCATCTAATCAATCTGTGGATAGTCATTCAGATGGAGGAAGGGAGAGAGTTGAGGGGAGTTGCTCTGATTCATGGGCATCATCAGCATTTATTTCTGAGTTAGATCAAATCAAGAATGAAAAAGGCGGCAATAGAAGTCTTCAGGGCACTACTTCATCAACTGAAATTGATCTCATGGATGATTTCCTTGAGATGGAACGTCTTGTGGCTCTTCCTACTGAGACACAGGCTAAAAACTCCAAGGATGGATATGAATTGAGCTTAATGGAGAAGTTGGAGAAGATACAAGCAGAAAAGGATGATCTTGAAAGAGAAGTTAAATGTTGTAGAGAAGCGGAAAAGAGATTGAGCTTAGAGATTGAAGCAGTTGTTGGTGACAAAATGGAGTTGGAAGATATGTTAAAGAGGGTGGAAGCTGAGAAAGCTGAGCTAAAGACATCTTTTGACGTGCTCAAAGATAAATATCAAGAGTCAAGAGTTTGTTTTCAAGAAGTTGACACAAAGTTGGAGAAGCTACAAGCAGAAAAGGATGAGCTTGACAGTGAAGTTATTTGTTgtaaagaagcagagaagagattcAGCTTAGAACTCGAAGCTGTAGTTGGTGACAAAATTGAGATGGAAGATGAGTTGGAGAAGATGGAAGCTGAGAAAGCTGAGCTAAAGATATCTTTTGACGTAATTAAAGATCAATATCAAGAATCTAGAGTTTGTTTTCAAGAAGTTGAGATGAAGTTGGAAGCGATGAAAAGGGAGCTTAAACTAGCTAATGAATCGAAAACACAAGCCGAATCTCGGGTGACCAGAATGGAAGCAGAGGTGAGAAAGGAGAGGATTGTCTCTGATGGGCTAAAGGAAAAGTGTGAGACATTTGAAGAAGAGCTTAGAAGAGAGATAGAAGAGAAGACAATgatcaagagagaaaaagtggaACCAAAGATCAAACAG GAAGACATAGCAACAGCTGCAGGAAAATTTGCAGATTGTCAGAAAACAATAGCATCACTTGGGAAACAGCTACAATCTCTTGCAACACTAGAAGAATTCTTGATCGATACAGCTAGCATTCCAGGTTCTGCAAGGTCAGTTCACAACAAGGAAGCTTTGTTAGGAAAAGATCCTCATGAGTGCATCAAAACAATCAATGGAAGATCACTTGAGTTTCTTGCAATCCAGAACAGCAATAACAAGACCTCACCTccttgttcatcttcttcggaCTCAACAACAGTGTCATTAATTATGTCATCAAACCGAGGGAGTTCTGAGAAGAATCGCAACGGATTTGCCACGGTTTTCACTCGAAGTAGAAACTCAGTAAATTTGGGGATTTAG
- a CDS encoding filament-like protein (DUF869) encodes MMLRREFLTQREDLEIVMIERDLSTQAAETASKQHLDIIKKLAKLEAECRKLRILAKTSSSLSSNQSVDSHSDGGRERVEGSCSDSWASSAFISELDQIKNEKGGNRSLQGTTSSTEIDLMDDFLEMERLVALPTETQAKNSKDGYELSLMEKLEKIQAEKDDLEREVKCCREAEKRLSLEIEAVVGDKMELEDMLKRVEAEKAELKTSFDVLKDKYQESRVCFQEVDTKLEKLQAEKDELDSEVICCKEAEKRFSLELEAVVGDKIEMEDELEKMEAEKAELKISFDVIKDQYQESRVCFQEVEMKLEAMKRELKLANESKTQAESRVTRMEAEVRKERIVSDGLKEKCETFEEELRREIEEKTMIKREKVEPKIKQEDIATAAGKFADCQKTIASLGKQLQSLATLEEFLIDTASIPGSARSVHNKEALLGKDPHECIKTINGRSLEFLAIQNSNNKTSPPCSSSSDSTTVSLIMSSNRGSSEKNRNGFATVFTRSRNSVNLGI; translated from the exons ATGATGCTGAGACGCGAGTTTCTTACACAGCGTGAAGACCTTGAGATTGTGATGATTGAGAGGGACTTGAGCACTCAAGCAGCAGAAACTGCTAGTAAGCAGCATTTAGACATCATAAAGAAGTTGGCGAAACTCGAAGCTGAGTGCAGGAAGCTTAGGATTTTGGCTAAAACATCATCATCGCTATCATCTAATCAATCTGTGGATAGTCATTCAGATGGAGGAAGGGAGAGAGTTGAGGGGAGTTGCTCTGATTCATGGGCATCATCAGCATTTATTTCTGAGTTAGATCAAATCAAGAATGAAAAAGGCGGCAATAGAAGTCTTCAGGGCACTACTTCATCAACTGAAATTGATCTCATGGATGATTTCCTTGAGATGGAACGTCTTGTGGCTCTTCCTACTGAGACACAGGCTAAAAACTCCAAGGATGGATATGAATTGAGCTTAATGGAGAAGTTGGAGAAGATACAAGCAGAAAAGGATGATCTTGAAAGAGAAGTTAAATGTTGTAGAGAAGCGGAAAAGAGATTGAGCTTAGAGATTGAAGCAGTTGTTGGTGACAAAATGGAGTTGGAAGATATGTTAAAGAGGGTGGAAGCTGAGAAAGCTGAGCTAAAGACATCTTTTGACGTGCTCAAAGATAAATATCAAGAGTCAAGAGTTTGTTTTCAAGAAGTTGACACAAAGTTGGAGAAGCTACAAGCAGAAAAGGATGAGCTTGACAGTGAAGTTATTTGTTgtaaagaagcagagaagagattcAGCTTAGAACTCGAAGCTGTAGTTGGTGACAAAATTGAGATGGAAGATGAGTTGGAGAAGATGGAAGCTGAGAAAGCTGAGCTAAAGATATCTTTTGACGTAATTAAAGATCAATATCAAGAATCTAGAGTTTGTTTTCAAGAAGTTGAGATGAAGTTGGAAGCGATGAAAAGGGAGCTTAAACTAGCTAATGAATCGAAAACACAAGCCGAATCTCGGGTGACCAGAATGGAAGCAGAGGTGAGAAAGGAGAGGATTGTCTCTGATGGGCTAAAGGAAAAGTGTGAGACATTTGAAGAAGAGCTTAGAAGAGAGATAGAAGAGAAGACAATgatcaagagagaaaaagtggaACCAAAGATCAAACAG GAAGACATAGCAACAGCTGCAGGAAAATTTGCAGATTGTCAGAAAACAATAGCATCACTTGGGAAACAGCTACAATCTCTTGCAACACTAGAAGAATTCTTGATCGATACAGCTAGCATTCCAGGTTCTGCAAGGTCAGTTCACAACAAGGAAGCTTTGTTAGGAAAAGATCCTCATGAGTGCATCAAAACAATCAATGGAAGATCACTTGAGTTTCTTGCAATCCAGAACAGCAATAACAAGACCTCACCTccttgttcatcttcttcggaCTCAACAACAGTGTCATTAATTATGTCATCAAACCGAGGGAGTTCTGAGAAGAATCGCAACGGATTTGCCACGGTTTTCACTCGAAGTAGAAACTCAGTAAATTTGGGGATTTAG
- a CDS encoding uncharacterized protein (unknown protein; CONTAINS InterPro DOMAIN/s: Protein of unknown function DUF740 (InterPro:IPR008004); BEST Arabidopsis thaliana protein match is: unknown protein (TAIR:AT1G44608.1); Has 49 Blast hits to 49 proteins in 12 species: Archae - 0; Bacteria - 0; Metazoa - 0; Fungi - 0; Plants - 49; Viruses - 0; Other Eukaryotes - 0 (source: NCBI BLink).) — translation MDMYKDDSSPYCYFHPKEEYVGVCPLCLNERLLVLASKQRSSRTKHSSSSPIISLPKIFALSSLLSRLDLRHRKFHPSSDLDVSTSQEDSFISIKFENDGNASWEKKAVVTKVCVDNNNNNTTNSTCKKQQSPITSNTSIVEHNSAKSSLRWRKRIGHLFHVIKLKSGSSTSSCHVAPSKVEGTKVRKQGWMVRTLTRKKSRKSKS, via the exons ATGGATATGTACAAAGATGATAGCTCACCATACTGTTATTTCCATCCAAAAGAAGAGTATGTTGGAGTTTGTCCTCTCTGTTTGAACGAGAGGCTTCTTGTTTTAGCTTCAAAACAGAGATCATCAAGAACCAAacactcttcctcttcaccaaTCATCAGCCTCCCTAAGATATTCGCCTTGAGCTCTCTCCTCAGTCGCCTCGATCTCCGTCACCGGAAATTCCATCCCTCCTCCGATCTTGACGTCTCCACAAGCCAAGAAG ATTCCTTTATATCGATAAAATTCGAAAACGACGGAAACGCGTCGTGGGAAAAGAAAGCAGTAGTGACAAAGGTTTGTgtagacaacaacaacaacaacacaacaaacTCAACATGCAAGAAGCAGCAATCTCCTATAACGAGCAATACCAGTATCGTAGAGCACAATAGTGCCAAGTCATCGCTTAGATGGCGCAAGCGTATTGGTCATCTATTCCACGTCATCAAACTCAAATCAGGATCGTCCACGTCTTCTTGCCATGTGGCACCATCTAAGGTCGAAGGAACCAAAGTGAGGAAACAGGGTTGGATGGTGAGGACCTTAACCAGAAAAAAATCCAGGAAAAGTAAAAGTTGA
- a CDS encoding Plant thionin family protein (Plant thionin family protein; LOCATED IN: endomembrane system; BEST Arabidopsis thaliana protein match is: Plant thionin family protein (TAIR:AT1G34792.1); Has 72 Blast hits to 72 proteins in 2 species: Archae - 0; Bacteria - 0; Metazoa - 0; Fungi - 0; Plants - 72; Viruses - 0; Other Eukaryotes - 0 (source: NCBI BLink).) yields MTTQTCNVFMFVAILTMMFSAHIAQSNSLTMCVKHCAHNRCLKAAKNSTPEICDETCKKICNNQLFGGKKFIVPPPKGSSHFCRWLPQFC; encoded by the coding sequence ATGACGACTCAAACATGCAATGTTTTCATGTTCGTAGCTATATTGACGATGATGTTTTCTGCACACATTGCTCAATCAAACAGTCTAACAATGTGTGTGAAACATTGTGCACATAACCGGTGTTTGAAAGCGGCGAAAAATTCTACTCCTGAAATTTGTGATGAAACTTGCAAGAAAATCTGCAACAATCAACTATTCGGTGGTAAAAAATTTATTGTACCTCCTCCTAAGGGAAGCTCCCACTTCTGTAGATGGTTGCCTCAGTTTTGTTAA
- the UREF gene encoding urease accessory protein F, protein MEEDERRDIVMSRASSCMQWSQWQLLDSILPTGGFAHSFGLEAAIQTRLVSSPEDLETHIIHVLDNTASLLLPFVYSALKSPDIETWHKLDGILNATLTNQVSSKASMSQGSALFRIAASVFTEVPNLKMIRDASLGSKNVCFHHAPIFGLVCGLLGMDSETSQRAYLFVTLRDVLSAATRLNIVGPMGASVMQHRIAIVTETVLEKWMNREAGEACQTSPLLDVVQGCHGYLFSRLFCS, encoded by the coding sequence atggaagaagacgaaagacGCGACATTGTTATGTCAAGAGCTTCTTCTTGTATGCAGTGGAGTCAGTGGCAATTACTTGATTCAATTTTACCAACAGGAGGATTTGCTCATTCGTTTGGTCTCGAAGCAGCTATTCAGACTCGGTTAGTTTCGTCTCCTGAAGATTTAGAAACTCACATCATTCATGTGTTGGATAACACAGCTAGCTTATTGCTTCCTTTTGTCTACTCTGCTCTCAAATCTCCTGATATAGAGACATGGCATAAACTTGATGGAATACTTAACGCTACTTTAACTAACCAAGTTTCTTCAAAGGCGTCAATGTCACAAGGATCAGCTTTGTTTCGTATAGCTGCTTCGGTTTTTACTGAGGTACCAAATCTTAAGATGATTCGTGATGCTTCTTTGGGGTCAAAAAATGTATGTTTCCACCATGCACCGATATTCGGGCTTGTATGTGGTTTACTCGGCATGGATTCCGAGACTTCTCAGAGAGCGTATCTGTTTGTAACGCTCAGAGATGTTCTTTCTGCTGCAACGAGATTGAACATAGTTGGACCGATGGGTGCTTCGGTGATGCAGCATCGCATTGCCATTGTTACTGAAACCGTTTTAGAGAAGTGGATGAATCGTGAAGCTGGTGAAGCATGTCAGACTTCTCCTTTGCTGGATGTTGTGCAAGGTTGTCACGGTTACTTGTTTTCTAGACTGTTTTGCTCTTGA